The genomic DNA ACTGGCTTTTGAATACGCGGCTGGTCAGCCACAAAGAGGTAAGCCTGTTCGCGACGACACGACGTCCACTGGTAGtgtctgtgtgcttttttttagtTGTCTTGTATTAAGTACTTTGTGTTCACTTCATTTGCGGTCTTCAGCGTTCAGGGCGTGTCCGCGTGCTTGTAGTAGCCTCGCTGCAGGGCCGCGGAGGCGATGCTCTCGGCAGAGCGCCGCTGGTCCATGCTCAGCAAAGCCTCCAGCAGGTCGTTGATGTCGGCTTTTAGTCCCTGCCTCTGCATCCAGTTCTTCAGAAGTTCATACACTTTGTCGCCGGGGGGGCCATTCTCCGCGATCCGGATGTGGTTGTCGCTGACTCCGATCATTCTGAAGAACTTGTTGTGGATCCGAACGTCCAGGTACTCGTCGAAGAGGTCGAAGCTCTTCTTTAGGGATTTCTCTGaccctgaaaaacagaaacagaacatttaGATTGTGAGGCACAAAGCGGCACACTGTCAGCGGCTCACCCACAAACTCTGAATAAAATACGCATCTTATGATTTGACCCGTTTGTTGCTGACACTAACTCAGAGCCATTAAAGCTTGGACACATTCTCCTTCAGGGGATGCAAGCATGAGaaatttaataaagtttaataaaatcaaacaaacctgTTAAGCCATGTCCACTTTAATTTAGcatgagaaacaaacaacagcatggTCCAGGCCCCTGAAGGCTCAGACACGGCCTGACTGTCATGAGATTATTAATCTATCGAGCAGCTAATGCGAGATCTTGACGAGATAGTGTTTATTTGACTGTGGACTGACGTGAACTGCGATAAGCGCTGATACTTTCTGATGCCTTTAAGGACGAATGAAGAGGCGTCAAAGATTATCGTAATGAAATGAGTCAGAGGGGAAAGTTCCCGCTCCCCGCAGCAGGAATCTTACCTTGTAGTGGCAGCAGTCGATGTCGCAGAGGATCCTCCTGCAACATCAAAGAAAATGCAAACGTAAGTTTGACTTGAGAATGAAATCTCAGAATTAAACTCCATCGTCCGGCGTTTCCTCACCATGTATGCAGGTGTCAGTCTGAAGGCAGTGGGGCTCTGGCGTGGGGTGTTGCCAGAGGAGGCGGCCGTGGGAAGGGCCGACAGGCTAGTTTGAGACGAACTGGTAGTGTTGGGCAAACTGTCTCCTAGTCCTCGGTCCTCGTCCTCCAGGGGAGGGGAGGCCTTGGTCATCCCGGGCTGGGTCTCCTGCAGCAGGGGCCGCGACTCCGGGCGCGTCTCCTCCCCCTCCAGACCAGCGTTCTGATtattctgtctctcctctgccGTGGCTCCGCTCTCGTTCTGACCAGAGGAAACAGTGGAGGATGAAGCTGACATattgctgacacacacactcattataaaaAAGGCAGAGTGCATGAAAGAagtcaaactaaactaaaacttaCAATAGGAATCTTCACGATTTCACTGGAGTCACATGGGCTCTTTGAACctttaaaagcaaaataaaccGTGTTAGGAATTATACACCTTAAATGAGCGAGAGCTGCGAAGGCAGAGCACGCGATGTCAACTCACATGGGATTTCACAGGAACGCTGCTTGAACACGAACCACCACAAAGCCAGTGCGAGGAcgatgatgaggaagatgaagagcagGGAGATGCAAATAGgagcaactggaaaaaaaaaacaaacaaacaaaatggaaatatatatCAGTGAAAAAAGTTCAGATGAGTTTGAAAGAGGCTGGAATGTGGAGCGGGAAACAGGGAGGTGAAGTTACCGAGGTCTGGGGGTGAAGTCGGGGTCGGCGTAGGAAGGGCCGGGGAGGGTTTGGTAGGGGACGGGTCCCGTTTGCGACACTCCGTGTTGGAAAAGGGGGTGcacttcttcacctcctcctctcccgcTTTACACCTGGAAcattggagaaaatgttttagtaaAAACACAGAACCTGGACTTCAGGAGCCGGACTTCAGGAGCCCTGCTGATTTTCACTCTGGACTGCGAGATAAAGGAAATGAAGTGGCTGTTTAAGATGGAAATCCAGGATCGCAGCAGCTCCTGAAGAGTCAGCACATTTTCCTAAGGATTGCATTCCTATTGAACGAGTCAGCATCTGAGGATTTACGTCCAGTGTGGGAAGCCGTGTGCCCCGTGCAGCGAGGCAGAGGGcgtggaggtgtgtgtggggaACGGATGCCGAGTCCTTGACCTAATCATAACCAATGTTTAAGTTGCCTAACCCTAATTATACCTTCACCATAGTTTATTTGCTCTAACCTTAACCGTACCGTGCCACGTGCAGACACTGGAGAAAGCAGAGTTTTCTGAATCACCCGATATCACCGCTCTCATGTGGCGATAAGGTTCAAGAGTAGAACTCAAAACTATTTCAGGAAGGAAGCAGATGACACTCACTTGGCACAGCGCTTGCAGACTTCACAGGCCTGATCTGGGACACAGAAGGTCCCCGGTCTGCACTGGCACCTGGTGTCTGTAGTCGTGGTGCAGGATGCAGTTTCGATCTCATCTGTgggcaaaaaaattaaaacatatttaacgGCAAGTTACCAAATCAAACACGCAGACAGCGTAACGaggcaaaaatacaaatgactgatcagctgtgacCTGTAAGCTCTTTAAAAGAGGCGACACAGTTTGTGATCTAACTTTGTGAAGCGTGTTCAGTTTTCAGTCGACTCCTAATAAACCCGTTACCACCGGCATGCGTGAAAAGAGAGAACACGGTGCACTTCTCGGCTAATTTGTAGGCCGGCAGCGGATTATATGGTAATGTTCTGCAGAAAAAGGAGAAGTTAGGTAATTGGGTTTCCAATTTAGTCTTCCTCTGGATAACGAGGGATGGAGAATCTGGCACGGCTCGTTTATTAAAAGACAGCAGGCCTTTAAGATACGATCAAAACGAATAACAAACCAGCATTCCACCTCGTCAGGGCGACCTTCTCACACAAATCTGATGTTCGAGCTTGCTAATTAAGGAGACAGTGCGGTGTTCGGTTGGTCTGCTTGTTAAACTCGAGCGCACTCTTACCGTCTTCGCCTTTTTCTACAACTTTATTCAGACAATTGAGCTTTTAGGAGTTTTAAAGTAGTTTTTCAGATCAGCTAATGTCTGACCGACACTTTGTGACTTTTTATGACCCAGATGAGTAAACTTCTCTGCAGGTGAAGACTCTGCAGCGGATACAAAGTCCACAATTAGTCATCTGTTCGCAAACACTTTTGAGGCGTGTCAAGCGGTGCTGAGAAAACTTATTTGGTGAAATTCTGTTTATAAATTTGAAGTGGATTATTAAAACTGAGCCAGCTAAAGGCCTCGAGGTTAAGAGACAGAGTTAAGTCTCTTCTCTCAGTCTTTGCGCTCCACACTGAATTCTTTGTGTCCGCCCGGTCACAAATTATCAGTCACTATCAACGTAATGATCATAATGACCTGATCGCTGTTGGGTTAATGGGCTCGGAGATATCACAGCTGCGACTTATGCTGCGTTCACGTGATGCGAGCGGCTAAATATAGAGCGACTCGGTGGCTCGTGGATCGTACAGATATGGATTGGacgtcttgttttgttcataaaTGTGCTTAATGGTAGTTTTATTTATGGAAGAAACGTCCCAACTGACaactttgaaaagaaaaatgaagttGCATAAGACGCACAAGAAGCATATCTGTTTATGTAACtggtttacagtgtgtgtttttggcacGTATTATGAATTGTTGTGAAGTCCTTGTCCTTTCCTCCGGTCAGTGTCCGCACTCCCTgtatacacaaacactcccACAGGGACCGATACTGAGTTTACCAGAGCTAACCGAGACTTATGCCAAGTTTTTGGGACAATGGGTTTGATTGTTGTTATATCAATGATTTATAATAATCTAGcaaaaaattagaaaaaaagttatttcctttAAGGGATGAAGACAGGCgtaaacacttttatttactgCCTAACACTCATCttaataactttaaaataacgACAAATAAGGTCATAATTCGCACAGAGTTAAACAGCGCTGATGTTCTGTTCATGACGATGTCCAGCGACAGAATCTGCTccgtttgtttaatttttttttttttttttttaaacacgcCGTTAACAACACGGCACTCTCCGCTTCCTTCGCCCTGCGCCTCAGGAGCTGAgaatgtgaaatgtgtcacGTCGGACACGGATTGTGTTGTTACATCATCGTGTTCGGCGCTCGTTGGAACACATGCAGGACGGAGCAACAGGAGATTTAAATAGGACGTGAGTCACGGTAAACCCAAACCTCCATTGAGAAGTGGCAACAAGTCAATACTCAGTCAGCCAGCTGGTGTTTTGATGAATACACTATAATTTCgtgatgttattttttattaaattggCGGGTGCTTTGCGTGTTAGGGAGGGTCTGAACGTGAACAGCTCGTTCTGTGAACTAATCGAAGTCATTTATGCAGTTGACCTAATCCGAATCAAACCTTGGACTAACATCACTTTCACAGTTCAAACACCCTCCGCATCATtcgttatttttaaaaagagacaacaCGTGAACCCGTGGTTTAAGTTTCATGAAAGCAAAGCTCTATCTGGCACCATAAAAGATTCATTCAATCCCCTGTCAATAGAAAGATATTTCCCAACAGGAGCTTCTTTGGAGGGTTCATTGTAAGTGCAACTGGAGCAGAGCGAGggcaacttttttaaaaatttaattcaCGTTTCCTTTTAGCCGCGTTCCGTTAATCGTGACACACAAAGctctaccttttttttaaaaaacggcGATGAATGAGCACAAAACACATCCTATGTAACAGTAGTCTCTTTTCTGTAGCTGCACTCTTTCATTGGACACAAAGAACGCCCAGTGTGGGAGACaatgagacacagacacacccagTTCAGCCAGGtaggacagacacacaagcaaatCTCCCGAGACAGGTAACATGCTCACATTCAGCCTacgaaacaaaacaacaaagacacgCCCTACTACTCCGTGTAACATCATAAGATCACATTTTCATGAGTGGGCCTGAAAGGCGGGGGCACAGACAAAAAGGTATTAACTTTCCCAAACAATATATCTTTGACTGACCGGATTACAGAAGACTCGACTTTGGAATTAAAGGGCAATCCAGTTAAGGTgttacttcttttctttttcttttttaaagagcCCGGGCCTTCAGTGTTCACGTTAGACAAAGACGTTTTAAACCTGGCGTGACGCACTTACCGTAGTTTATGTCATGTAGACCATGAGCACACGTTTACAGGGAATACAATACACTACAATACACACGTCTTCTATGGGAGCCCATGTTTGTCTTTCACATGAGTGTGTAAACAAGCACTGGACTTATTCATTACTCAATTATATAGAGAATCGTGAAGGCGTTTCGCTGCTTCCTACGTGGAAAGCATAAATAGTTTGAGGATTTCTTTGTCTAGTGGTGACTCACTGAGtctctttgggttttggactgttgagcAGACAATCTAAGATTTCTGAAAATATCAACTTGGGCTCTGGGAGACTTCTTATGAATCAAACAACTAATGGACAATGAAAATACGTGTTATCTGCAGCTCTGTTAAGGTTAAATGGGTCTCACTTGCAGTGATTGACCTCATTATAAAGTGAATTATTCAAATCTTTGCAGTGATTGACCTCATTATAAAGTGAATTATTCAAatctttgtacattttgtattaaataagcttaaagtaaaaaaaaaaacaagaccaagGTAATAAGAACCAAACTATTAtataagtgtttttttgttttgttctggctgcagttgtttttctctcgGTTTGAGTGAGTCACTCTATTGTCTTGTCATCACGGTGACTCGGTTGGTTTGAATTATAATCCATTCTTCCCACAGACTCAATCAAAAGTACGATGTTATGAAAGCGCATGACaagatgcagacagacagtcttgTTACCTGAGCGGCAGTGTGTGCAGGGCAGACAGCGGTTCATCCCGTTGGAGTGCTCTGTGTACGTCTGCCCGTGCTCGCAGGGCAGACAGGTCCCTGGTTCTTGGTCTCTTTCGCATTCCTTCTGCACAAAGGTTCCTGcggataaaacaaacaaacacacggtAAATCAAACAAAGCGAGACAAGCTGGAAATATACACGAAATACGAGGCGATTCAAGTTCTGCGAATCTTGACGTCAGTGACGTGATGAGCTTCCTGTTGAAGTAGGATGTCGGGACAGGACATACCACAAGTGAGGGATCACACTGTGAAAACTAAACTGTAAACCAGTGGGATATCAGCGCAGAAGAGAAGagcagtttgatttaaaaatgtgcagaggggtggaattttttctgttttacacgAGATGAAATGTTTCCAGGAAGTTAAGGTCTGCATTTCATGGGGACTAGGAGGAGGACAGGAACTACACAGTGATttcagctcctccactggtcGACTGCCACGCTTAGAATTTTTATTCACGCAttccatgaataaaacaacttgATTCTCAGGAGTTTTCAGGATTCTTCGAAGATTCAAACGACACAGGAGAGAATGAGAAGAATGAAGCAGAGGGCGACGACATCTCTGGTCGAGTATTCAGTGAATAGTATTTGGTATtgtggttggtttggtttgtttaagcTCCAGTTACGTGTGGGTTAAACTAATGTTCAACGTGAATCCAAGCAAAAAAGTATCTGCCCGGTTAAATAAAAGCTTGTACTggcaaaaagctgaaaaaaattcATACTATTAAAGTGGTCACAGTGGCTTTTAGGGATGTGGTAACAACTGACCAactggcaagaaagcaaaaaaaacattttaatctatGAATTATCTGTCTCCCATAAACAAATGTATacttttgtctctgtctttgtacaACACGATAAAAATCATATAGAGTGTGTTTTAGAAATAACGTATTAGTATTAGATAATTATCTAGTTATGaatgcaaaaccaaaaccagagtCAATCAAATAAAAGTTCTTCAAGTTCTTGAATTCAGAATAgcaaattaaataattcaatcatccagcagcagcagcagcagacactaATTGCATCTTGGCTAAAtatgttcttaaaaaaaaagttactaaCTAAATTCTttacataataaatgaaaagagaagGTACTTGTAATTGCTTCAGACTTAAAAATAACCTCATCTTCTTCATCCACTCTGTGCTTCACTCTGATCTGCTGAGACGGCGCGGTTTGCCTTCTGCTAATGACCCATCATGCATTCTTTCCAGACCAGGCAGGGAATATTTGAGAAACTCATTTGGGACACAGTTCAGGTTATGGGTTTGACATTTGActtgagtttttttaaaaaattttttacaCAAAATGCCAGTCGAATGATGCCTTGAGCTCGCACTGAGGGACCTCGATTAGTTTATAGGATATTCGCAGGCGTACGTTCCTCCTGTGTTTGGTTACCGTGATTATTTTTCTTACCAGCCTGGCAGTTGAGGCAGCAGAGTCCCATGTAGAAGTACTGCTCATTCTCCACACAGGTTCGGGCCTGTCGCAAGGTTTGGTTTTTGTATTCATCGCTGGACCACTGCGACGCTGGAACATCCACTGCGTGACAAACCAGCCCGATGAAGAGCGCCGCCACCGACACCTGAATCATCATGAGGTGTAGGGAGGGAAGCAGATGTGCgggggggagagaaaagaacaaaagctTTGCattatttcttctgtgtgtgtgtgtgtgtgcgcggtaTACAGACCAAACTCAACCCACTCAAACTCATTAGATGGAGGACAGTAAAGAGGAGAGTCTATCTTCATAGGAAACCTTGTGTGAGCAATCTACGACTTAATTTGAACCATCTGATCTGAACATCTGCCGTGGGAAAGCAATTAAAGGAGCCATCCAGCTGGTCAGAACTGGGGGCAAAAACAACCCTGTGTGTGCAGGACGCGGAGCTATACGCCGACTACACGCAGCGCAACAGGCGAGCAAACTTAATTACCGCGTGCTCTGGTTTTTCTTGTAAAAAGGTTTCAAAAGCAGAGACTCTATTTCCTCTGCTGTGGGTGTAACAGAGTGGCTCTGATAAGGTATCTCAGCTAACACCAGCACGGTGCCCATATCAAATGTGATTCCAGAAATCCATTCATGTGCGAGATAATAACAGGCTTGTATAGGTGGGGTACCGAGAAGAATACAGCCGAACACTTTAGTGTGGCCCCCAGGCGCTGGTGTTTATTCACACGCTTTTCACCATGTCAATGTGAGAAGGCCCCATTCATT from Larimichthys crocea isolate SSNF chromosome IX, L_crocea_2.0, whole genome shotgun sequence includes the following:
- the tnfrsfa gene encoding tumor necrosis factor receptor superfamily, member a isoform X1, whose amino-acid sequence is MMIQVSVAALFIGLVCHAVDVPASQWSSDEYKNQTLRQARTCVENEQYFYMGLCCLNCQAGTFVQKECERDQEPGTCLPCEHGQTYTEHSNGMNRCLPCTHCRSDEIETASCTTTTDTRCQCRPGTFCVPDQACEVCKRCAKCKAGEEEVKKCTPFSNTECRKRDPSPTKPSPALPTPTPTSPPDLVAPICISLLFIFLIIVLALALWWFVFKQRSCEIPCSKSPCDSSEIVKIPINESGATAEERQNNQNAGLEGEETRPESRPLLQETQPGMTKASPPLEDEDRGLGDSLPNTTSSSQTSLSALPTAASSGNTPRQSPTAFRLTPAYMEDPLRHRLLPLQGSEKSLKKSFDLFDEYLDVRIHNKFFRMIGVSDNHIRIAENGPPGDKVYELLKNWMQRQGLKADINDLLEALLSMDQRRSAESIASAALQRGYYKHADTP
- the tnfrsfa gene encoding tumor necrosis factor receptor superfamily, member a precursor (The RefSeq protein has 5 substitutions, 2 frameshifts compared to this genomic sequence), translated to MNFGPMVGKVSVSVAALFIGLVCHAVDVPASQWSSDEYKNQTLRQARTCVENEQYFYMGLCCLNCQAGTFVQKECERDQEPGTCLPCEHGQTYTEHSNGMNRCLPCTHCRSDEIETASCTTTTDTRCQCRPGTFCVPDQACEVCKRCAKCKAGEEEVKKCTPFSNTECRKRDPSPTKPSPALPTPTPTSPPDLVAPICISLLFIFLIIVLALALWWFVFKQRSCEIPCSKSPCDSSEIVKIPINESGATAEEGQNNQNAGLEGEETRPESRPLLQETQPGMTKASPPLEDEDRGLGDSLPNTTSSSQTSLSALPTESSSGNTPRQSPTAFRPTPAYMEDPLRHRLLPLQGSEKSLKKSFDLFDEYLDVRIHNKFFRMIGVSDNHIRIAENGPPGDKVYELLKNWMQRQGLKADINDLLEALLSMDQRRSAESIASAALQRGYYKHADTP